One endosymbiont 'TC1' of Trimyema compressum genomic window, TGTTTTTTGTTTACCATAATCATACCTCGCTATCCTTCTTGTGATCTGTTATTCTGATTCTTTTTGCTTAGACTATCCTCTCTCACCCTAAATTTAATTTAGAATCATTCTAATAATATAAACAATATATCTAATTATATTGTATCATAATTGTTTAAAATAGTCTATATTTATTGTACTTTTTATTAAGTCAATTTGTTTGAAAATTATTTTTTGTCTTCAAAAATACTTTGGATAAAGGCTTTTCACAATGAAATGAAGAAAATGATTATTATTAATAATTCCTAATGTGATAAATATAAATTAATTATATAACCATATGAAATTTCAAAAAAATTTGATTTTAGGAATAAAAGTCTATAAAAAAATGACTTATTTATATTTTAGTGCTATAATTTGCCTATAGATTAATTATTAATATACGGAGGAATGAAAATGACAAAAAATGAAAAGGATTGGGTTAGTATTGTTTCTTAGTTTTATGTTAATCTTTAATACTGGATTATCATTATTAGCTGGAACTCAAAAAAACCTACCAGGGCCAACTCCAATTAATCAGGTTTTTCCTGACAGTATTCTTGCAGAGAAAATGAGGGCTAGCTTATGTAAAGGAGCTGTTACGGATTTAGTAACTCAAAGCGAATTAGATGCTCTTACCAGTGTTGATGTTTCAATGAGTCAAGGAACACCTAAGGAAGACAATATTCAAAGTATTGAAGGTTTTGAATATATTCATAATGCTACAAATGTTGGTATTGGTGGAACTGCTGTAACAGATTTAGCACCGCTAGGAACTATGACTAGTGTTAAAAATTTAATATTAGCAGCGAGTACAGTCGTAGATATTAGCCCCTTAGCTAATTTAGTTAACTTAGAATATATTTATGGTAGTTATACTGATATCAAGGATCTAAGTGCATTAGCCAATTTAACAAAACTGAGTACTTTAACCTTGTTTAATACTAAAGTAGAAGATGTAACACCATTAAGAAATTTAACAAATCTGACGAGTCTAAATGTAGTTGCTTTTGTTAAAGATTTTACACCTATATTACATTTAACCAATATTAAAAGTTTAAATGTTAGAGGCGATGGAATAACTGATCCTAGAATTTTTAATAGTTTAACTAATTTAACTAGTATACAAATTTCAAATCAGAGAATTACTCTAGATTCATATACTGTAGGTTCGGATGGAAAAGCTACTATAACTAATCCAGTAGTAGATAGTGATGGAAATCCTATTGATGCTGTTAATATTTCAGATAGTGGTACCTATAGTAATGGTGTATTAACTTGGGAGAACCTTAATGCTCCAGAGCCAGCAGTGGCTTATGAGTTTAGTAAATCCATTGTAATTAATGGTTTGACAACAACCTATAATGGTAACGTTTTAATACCTTTAGAATTTGATACACAAGCACCTGTTATTCAAAGTGATTCTGAAATTACCTATACAGTTGATGCAACTGTATCAGAAAGCGAATTCTTAGATAATATTAATGCATCAACTGATGACGGTTCACCAATAACGAGTGATTTTACTACAGCAGTTAACTTAAGTACTATTGGTGATTATACTGTAACATTAAATTCTGTAGATGGTGCTGGTAATAAAGCAATACCTGTTACAGTAACTGTCCACGTAGTTAAAGCTGAAAAAGCCCCTGTTATTACATGTGATAAGGAAGTAACTTACAAGCTTAATAGTACAAAATCAGAAGCAGAATTCTTAAAGGATATCCATGGTTTAACAAATGATGGTTTTCCAATTACAACTGATTTTAATGCAGTAGTTAATATGAATAAAGTAGACGACTATAGGGTTACCCTAAATGCAGAAGATGCTTTAGGAAATAAAGCTATTCCAGCTACTGTTGTTGTTCATGTTGTTTCTGATGGAACACCTGTTAATCCTAATGATAATAGTGACATTACTAAAGGTGTTTTAAATGGATTACCTAAAACTGGAACTATGAGCCCCCTTGATTTATTTAGGAGGATTGGGTTTATTAGCAGTTGGAACAGCTTTAATTTACAAGAAAAGAAAAAACAAATAATTAGAAAATCAATTAATCTAGAATAATAATAATCCCCACTTTCAATTTGAAGTGGGGATTATTATAACTTCACTAGAGAAGCATTCTTATTTTAATCGCCCCATGAGCTTTTTACAATATCAATCAAAATTGATATCTAAGAATATCTTGAAACTGTCCAAAAAGCTTTCAATAACATCTAGTGTCACCTAGATAGTGTCACTAGATGTTTCATCCTTATCGCTATATTTTTAGTTGCCTTATAGAACGTTAAACTGAAAGCTCATATATCTTGGACTTTTTTAAGCAGTTCATGTTTTAATAATCCATTTTCATATTTTCTCACTTTTTTCTAGTATACAGTAGAAGATGGTCAACACATCTTTTTGTGTCAGCCATATGTATACCACTTCAGTCTAATAGTAATGTCTTTTTTAATATCTTTAGGCATATTTATTTGCTGAATTATTTCAGATGGTTTTTGTAATCAATATCATGTTTTTATAGATTAAAATTTAATAACTTGACGATATAATTTATTGACATTAATTAATTTTTTTTGATATAATTGCTCAGGTAAATTAAGTTGAAAGTAGGTTTAAAATTATGTCATCAAAATCTCGTTTAGTAGCACTTTTATTATGCTTATTCCTTGGTGGATTAGGCATACATCGTTTTTATGTAGGTAAAACAGGCACTGGTATTATTTATCTTTTTACATTCGGTTTATTTGGACTTGGTTGGGTAATTGACTTCATTATGATTTGCGTAGGAAGCT contains:
- a CDS encoding TM2 domain-containing protein, which encodes MSSKSRLVALLLCLFLGGLGIHRFYVGKTGTGIIYLFTFGLFGLGWVIDFIMICVGSFTDKRRDFVKNW
- a CDS encoding LapB repeat-containing protein; its protein translation is MLIFNTGLSLLAGTQKNLPGPTPINQVFPDSILAEKMRASLCKGAVTDLVTQSELDALTSVDVSMSQGTPKEDNIQSIEGFEYIHNATNVGIGGTAVTDLAPLGTMTSVKNLILAASTVVDISPLANLVNLEYIYGSYTDIKDLSALANLTKLSTLTLFNTKVEDVTPLRNLTNLTSLNVVAFVKDFTPILHLTNIKSLNVRGDGITDPRIFNSLTNLTSIQISNQRITLDSYTVGSDGKATITNPVVDSDGNPIDAVNISDSGTYSNGVLTWENLNAPEPAVAYEFSKSIVINGLTTTYNGNVLIPLEFDTQAPVIQSDSEITYTVDATVSESEFLDNINASTDDGSPITSDFTTAVNLSTIGDYTVTLNSVDGAGNKAIPVTVTVHVVKAEKAPVITCDKEVTYKLNSTKSEAEFLKDIHGLTNDGFPITTDFNAVVNMNKVDDYRVTLNAEDALGNKAIPATVVVHVVSDGTPVNPNDNSDITKGVLNGLPKTGTMSPLDLFRRIGFISSWNSFNLQEKKKQIIRKSINLE